One window of the Fusobacterium animalis 7_1 genome contains the following:
- the rph gene encoding ribonuclease PH gives MVREDGRNFNEERKIKITKNINIYAEGSVLIEVGNTKVICTASVTDKVPSFLRGTGKGWVTAEYSMLPRATNERNPREASKGKLAGRTVEIQRLIGRALRASIDLEKLGERLITIDCDVIQADGGTRTTSITGGYIALALAIKKLLKEEILEENPLISNVAAISVGKVNSELMVDLKYSEDFAAEVDMNVIMNKKGEFIEVQGTGEESTFTRAELNQLLDLAENSIKRLIKLQDEIINQENLKIFLATANKHKIDEISDIFSGIENIEILSIKDGIEIPEVIEDGKTFEDNSKKKAVEISKFLNMITIADDSGLCVDALNGEPGVYSARYSGTGDDLKNNEKLVENLKGIENRNAKFVSVITLAKPNGETYSFRGEINGKIVDTPRGNTGFGYDPHFYVEEYQKTLAELPELKNKISHRAKALEKLKEELKNIL, from the coding sequence ATGGTTAGAGAAGACGGAAGAAATTTTAATGAAGAAAGAAAAATTAAAATTACAAAAAATATAAATATTTATGCAGAAGGTTCTGTTTTAATTGAAGTTGGAAATACAAAAGTTATTTGTACTGCCTCTGTAACTGATAAAGTCCCTTCATTTTTAAGAGGGACAGGAAAAGGTTGGGTAACTGCTGAATATTCAATGTTACCAAGAGCAACAAATGAAAGAAACCCAAGAGAAGCTAGTAAAGGAAAATTAGCAGGCAGAACAGTTGAAATTCAAAGATTAATAGGAAGAGCTTTAAGAGCCTCAATAGATTTAGAAAAATTGGGGGAAAGACTTATAACCATAGACTGTGATGTTATCCAAGCTGATGGTGGAACAAGAACAACTTCTATAACAGGTGGGTATATTGCCCTTGCTCTTGCAATAAAAAAATTATTAAAAGAAGAAATATTAGAAGAAAATCCTTTAATTTCCAACGTTGCTGCTATAAGTGTTGGAAAGGTAAATTCAGAATTGATGGTAGATTTAAAATATTCAGAAGATTTTGCTGCTGAAGTAGATATGAATGTAATAATGAATAAAAAAGGAGAATTTATTGAAGTACAAGGAACAGGTGAAGAAAGTACATTTACAAGAGCTGAATTAAACCAACTTTTAGATTTAGCAGAAAATTCTATAAAAAGACTTATAAAATTACAAGATGAAATTATAAATCAAGAAAATTTAAAAATATTTTTAGCTACTGCTAATAAACATAAAATTGATGAAATATCTGATATTTTTTCTGGAATAGAAAATATTGAAATTCTTTCAATAAAAGATGGAATAGAAATTCCAGAAGTTATTGAAGATGGAAAAACTTTTGAGGATAATTCAAAGAAAAAAGCAGTAGAAATATCTAAATTTTTAAATATGATTACTATTGCTGATGACTCTGGGCTTTGTGTTGATGCTTTAAATGGAGAACCAGGTGTGTATTCTGCAAGATACAGTGGAACTGGTGATGATTTAAAAAATAATGAAAAACTTGTTGAAAATTTAAAAGGTATAGAAAATAGAAATGCAAAATTTGTTTCAGTTATAACTTTGGCAAAACCTAATGGAGAAACTTATTCTTTTAGAGGAGAAATAAATGGAAAAATTGTTGACACTCCGAGAGGAAACACTGGTTTTGGTTATGACCCTCATTTCTATGTAGAAGAATATCAAAAGACTTTGGCAGAATTACCTGAACTAAAAAATAAAATCAGCCATAGAGCAAAAGCACTGGAAAAATTAAAAGAAGAATTAAAAAATATTTTATAA